The following proteins are encoded in a genomic region of Candida albicans SC5314 chromosome 4, complete sequence:
- the FRE10 gene encoding Fre10p (Major cell-surface ferric reductase under low-iron conditions; 7 transmembrane regions and a secretion signal predicted; Tup1, Rim101, Ssn6, Hog1, caspofungin repressed; ciclopirox olamine induced; rat catheter biofilm induced), producing MVAINSLLFAAITLVSSAQATDTLTIYHNNKFAVQACKGLIGKTAVLFNETTDKAGFCNVKNQQALGTMAECIELMPHKDSRKEFLKTCKKFNLTEEDYLAAWKNATEFGYVNVTADPDFKKKKLYYKPVLLKKKKVEAAWDAVATRWYNYNYAQWYGIALFSYWFAVMFVAGICNLTYFLFPGFVKSLKGGISNAFRKYITLPALFKKTHAHHKSIFGVFHAILPTRLESILVVAWFIMALIMNLTNYVHVKPNYIWPQKSNELGRKIADRTGQISMWLMPPLVLFAGRNNFMQWVSGWPYARFVYIHKWISRVVFMMSIAHGVGMTYNGKGIGKYYTRNAKPYVRWGYVALVAMSIMVFQGFSYFRRTNYEVFVGVHIILAVFAIAGTWIHTTEQGYQMWMYGAVAVWVFDRVVRIARLATFGLRSATVQLIANETVKVTVSRPGWWKPFPGCHAFIHFMRPTCFWQSHPFTIVDSVTESNTITFYIKVKGGMTHGLYQYLAQQPAQTAQIKVSIEGPYGNRMAIDRFENDVFIAGGNGIPGIYYEATDIAKRLGEKRNVKLYWVVRHYRSLEWFYQELLKLKDLPISTTVYVTQPNVGLADPITTDLTDDEEQQEHEQEKKSDTEESNDYVAQVKKNLSFIQFIETKPDFYQIVGEEIKQSTGPIAFASCAHGNMVDDVRKSVVDNLSNSNHRVELFEQMQNW from the coding sequence ATGGTAGCtatcaattcattattatttgctgCCATCACGTTGGTTTCTTCAGCTCAAGCTACCGACACCTTGACAATTTAccacaacaataaatttgCCGTGCAAGCATGTAAAGGTTTAATTGGTAAAACTGCAGTTTTATTCAACGAAACCACTGATAAAGCTGGTTTCTGTAATGTCAAAAACCAACAAGCTTTGGGTACTATGGCAGAATGTATTGAATTGATGCCTCACAAAGACtcaagaaaagaatttttgaaaacatgTAAAAAATTCAACCTTACTGAAGAAGATTACTTAGCTGCTTGGAAAAATGCCACTGAATTTGGTTACGTTAATGTGACTGCTGATCCTGattttaagaaaaaaaaattatactACAAACCAgtgttgttgaagaagaagaaagttGAAGCTGCTTGGGATGCAGTAGCTACCAGATGGTACAATTACAATTACGCACAATGGTACGGTATTGCATTATTCTCCTATTGGTTTGCCGTTATGTTTGTTGCTGGTATTTGTAATTTGACTTATTTCCTTTTCCCTGGCTTTGTTAAATCCTTGAAAGGGGGAATTTCTAATGCGTTCAGAAAATACATCACTTTACCAGCATTGTTCAAGAAAACTCATGCCCACCATAAATCCATTTTTGGGGTTTTCCATGCTATTTTACCAACAAGATTAGAATCTATTTTGGTTGTCGCTTGGTTTATCATGGCTTTGATTATGAATTTGACCAATTACGTTCATGTCAAACCAAACTACATCTGGCCACAAAAAAGCAATGAATTGGGAAGAAAAATTGCTGATAGAACTGGTCAAATTTCCATGTGGTTGATGCCACCATTGGTTTTGTTTGCCGGTAGAAACAATTTTATGCAATGGGTTAGTGGTTGGCCATATGCCCGTTTTGTCTACATTCATAAATGGATCAGTCGTGTTGTATTTATGATGAGTATTGCTCATGGGGTCGGTATGACTTATAACGGTAAAGGTATTGGCAAATACTACACAAGAAATGCCAAACCATACGTTAGATGGGGTTATGTTGCTTTGGTCGCCATGTCAATAATGGTTTTCCAAGGTTTCTCATATTTCAGAAGAACAAACTACGAAGTTTTCGTTGGTGTTCATATTATTTTGGCAGTGTTTGCCATTGCTGGTACTTGGATTCATACTACTGAACAAGGTTATCAAATGTGGATGTACGgtgctgttgctgtttgGGTTTTCGATCGTGTTGTGAGAATTGCTAGATTAGCTACTTTCGGACTTAGATCTGCTACTGTGCAATTAATTGCTAATGAAACTGTCAAAGTAACTGTATCGAGACCAGGCTGGTGGAAACCATTCCCAGGTTGTCATGCATTCATTCACTTCATGAGACCAACCTGTTTCTGGCAATCACATCCATTCACTATTGTTGATTCCGTCACCGAATCCAACACCATTACTTTCTACATTAAAGTCAAAGGTGGTATGACTCATGGCTTGTACCAATACTTGGCTCAACAACCTGCTCAAACTGCTCAAATTAAGGTCTCCATTGAAGGTCCATATGGTAACAGAATGGCAATCGATAGATTCGAAAACGATGTTTTCATTGCCGGTGGTAACGGTATCCCAGGTATTTATTATGAAGCCACTGATATTGCTAAGAGACTCGGTGAAAAACGTAATGTTAAATTATACTGGGTTGTTCGTCATTACCGTTCCTTAGAATGGTTCTATCAAGAATTACTCAAGTTGAAGGATTTACCAATTAGCACTACTGTATATGTCACCCAACCTAATGTTGGATTAGCTGACCCAATCACCACAGACTTAACCGATGATgaagaacaacaagaacatgaacaagaaaagaaatctgATACCGAAGAAAGTAATGACTATGTTGCTCAAgttaaaaagaatttatcattcattcaattcattgaaaCCAAACCTGATTTCTACCAAATTGTTGGCgaagaaattaaacaacTGACAGGTCCTATTGCATTTGCTTCTTGTGCTCATGGTAACATGGTTGATGATGTCAGAAAATcagttgttgataatttgagCAATTCCAACCACAGAgttgaattgtttgaaCAAATGCAAAACTGGTAG
- a CDS encoding uncharacterized protein (Protein of unknown function; transcript is upregulated in an RHE model of oral candidiasis; Hap43-repressed) → MNQLSNREPPKLPPGWKARWDEEYQTFFYINERTGETQWELPTEDATGTATHFESKNTVPSRPPVNQGNNDNEQTDRGIGSFVMNQAISSATGSKNHGSGGGGVQSFIMNQVVSSVTGSNKHHNGSGSGSGAAGLVGSLLSGGSSHNNNNNQQNQNQSSVGSLVGSLLSGGKSHGNGGNGSYNNQGGSYNDRPQQQSGFSGASELIGNFLGGKNDHNNQGGGYNSGHNNNYGGGNNNYGGRNDNYGGRNDNYGGRNDNYGGRNDNYGGRNDNYGGGYNNNNQGGFGTDNSFGYGGNNNNRY, encoded by the coding sequence ATGAACCAATTATCTAATAGAGAACCACCCAAGTTGCCACCAGGCTGGAAGGCTCGGTGGGATGAAGAATATCAAACTTTCTTCTATATAAATGAGAGAACTGGAGAAACCCAATGGGAATTACCAACTGAAGATGCCACTGGAACTGCCACTCACtttgaatcaaaaaatacCGTACCTTCACGTCCTCCTGTCAACCAAGGAAATAATGACAATGAACAAACAGACAGAGGTATTGGATCATTTGTTATGAATCAAGCAATTTCGAGTGCTACTGGTTCCAAGAACCATGgaagtggtggtggtggtgtcCAATCATTCATCATGAACCAAGTTGTGTCTAGTGTTACTGGTTCCAATAAACACCACAATGGATCTGGATCTGGATCTGGTGCTGCTGGATTGGTTGGTAGCTTATTATCTGGTGGTAGTAGccataacaacaacaacaatcaacaaaatcaaaatcaatcttCAGTGGGTTCTTTAGTTGGAAGTCTTTTGTCTGGAGGAAAAAGCCATGGTAATGGTGGCAATGGATCATACAATAACCAAGGAGGTTCATATAATGACCGTccccaacaacaatctgGATTTTCTGGGGCCTCTGAGTTGATTGGTAATTTCTTGGGAGGAAAGAATGATCATAATAACCAAGGAGGTGGCTACAATTCAGGTCACAATAACAACTATGGCGGtggaaataataattacgGCGGTAGAAATGACAACTACGGCGGCAGAAATGACAACTACGGTGGCAGAAATGATAACTACGGTGGAAGAAATGACAATTATGGTGGAAGAAATGACAATTATGGTGGTGGatataataacaacaaccaagGTGGATTTGGAACAGACAATAGTTTTGGATATGGGggaaacaataataatcgTTATTAG